One genomic region from Sphingobacterium multivorum encodes:
- a CDS encoding RagB/SusD family nutrient uptake outer membrane protein: protein MNKYIIYSLFATPLLNLSCNKFLAVDPPKTEVAAASAFSDEKTATATVGGLYTSMNNYNNQFASGLMSIVLSSLADDYNSAFTSYDEYKYNRLSPATSYLDRLWSQPYSYINHSNKIIEGVEASALSAKVKAQLSAEARFTRVFNYFYLSNLFQKVPLITDTKDLESNNQKGPASREELYAFMVDDLKQAAVDISDTYQGNERTRPNRKAVDALLARVYLYHGDWADAEATADKVIGDNRYELSRDLNTVFLKTSKEAIWQLQTVNLSTAGVNTWEGFSIVPAVATARSYYQLYDATVAAYEENDLRKSQWLKPYVVNNKTLYMPYKYKLRTATPVAEYNTVLRLAEQYLIRAEARLNQNKLQAALQDINQIRERAGLAALPQTLDKAAIALALEKERQLELLGEWGHRWFDLVRTNRALPVLSKVKTDFSQSDTKIPIASAILLTNGNLQQND, encoded by the coding sequence ATGAACAAATATATCATCTACAGCCTTTTTGCAACACCCCTGTTGAACCTCTCCTGCAACAAATTTCTGGCGGTGGATCCCCCCAAGACGGAAGTGGCGGCAGCGTCGGCCTTCAGCGACGAAAAAACGGCCACAGCAACCGTGGGCGGACTCTATACGAGTATGAACAACTACAATAACCAGTTTGCCAGTGGACTGATGAGCATCGTGCTGTCCAGCCTGGCCGACGATTACAACTCGGCCTTTACAAGCTACGATGAGTACAAATACAATCGGCTGAGTCCCGCAACCTCGTACCTCGATCGGCTGTGGTCGCAACCCTATAGCTATATCAATCACAGCAATAAGATTATCGAGGGAGTTGAAGCTTCGGCACTCAGCGCCAAGGTAAAAGCACAGCTCTCGGCAGAAGCGCGTTTTACGCGGGTATTCAATTATTTTTACCTGAGCAACCTCTTCCAAAAAGTGCCCCTGATCACCGATACCAAAGATCTGGAAAGCAACAACCAAAAAGGGCCAGCGTCCCGGGAGGAGCTCTATGCTTTCATGGTGGACGATCTGAAGCAGGCTGCTGTGGATATTTCGGATACCTACCAGGGCAATGAGCGTACCCGCCCCAATAGAAAAGCGGTTGATGCGCTATTGGCTCGGGTATACCTGTACCATGGCGACTGGGCCGATGCGGAAGCGACAGCCGATAAAGTCATCGGGGATAACCGGTACGAACTGTCGCGCGACCTCAATACGGTCTTTTTGAAGACGAGCAAAGAGGCCATCTGGCAGCTGCAGACTGTCAATCTTTCGACGGCAGGTGTCAACACCTGGGAGGGATTCAGCATCGTTCCGGCCGTAGCGACGGCACGGAGTTACTATCAGCTGTATGATGCGACCGTGGCGGCTTATGAGGAGAACGACTTGCGTAAATCACAATGGTTAAAACCGTATGTGGTAAACAATAAAACACTTTATATGCCGTATAAGTACAAGTTGCGCACAGCGACACCGGTTGCCGAATACAATACCGTACTGCGCCTGGCCGAGCAGTACCTGATCCGTGCGGAAGCGCGGCTCAACCAAAATAAGCTACAGGCGGCACTACAGGATATCAACCAGATCCGCGAGCGTGCAGGCCTCGCTGCGCTGCCACAAACGCTGGACAAAGCAGCTATCGCCCTGGCCCTCGAAAAGGAACGGCAGCTGGAGCTGCTGGGCGAATGGGGTCACCGCTGGTTTGACTTGGTCCGCACAAATCGGGCCCTGCCTGTACTTTCGAAGGTCAAAACAGACTTTAGTCAAAGCGATACCAAAATACCGATCGCCAGTGCTATTTTATTAACCAATGGTAATCTCCAACAGAATGATTAA
- a CDS encoding TonB-dependent receptor — protein sequence MKQSVKTLLLMLMHVNGYAFSQQADKAVDHVQFKQLVKAIEQRSDYRFVYDPHEINPDLRVDVNLNNANIPELLKQAFSTKGIRYQIVKNTIVLQGKGANKSLQTTISGRVSNASGAALEGVSVRVKNKIASTVTDASGRFSLSGLQQEDILLLSYIGYRSKEVKAAGNGPLEISLEVDPGNLDEVVVIGYGTSSVRKNTGSVSSVTRKEIETQPVLDPLAALQGRVAGLNIASNSGLPGSSFQVQLRGVNSLTNGSSPLYIIDGIPFSDESMNQFTAANGNQSPLSLINPKDIERIDVLKDADATAIYGSRGGNGVILITTKKGNKGGLKIDFNANVGSSKAIRNLKMLNTQQYLDIRKEGFKNDNWTATPDNAPDLLTWDQSAYSDWQKEFYGASAPFSTYQLSFSGGNENTQYLASANFNRQGDPLPGNKNYQRGGALLNLSTQSKDQRFKLNSSFNLNLDRNNTVPTDIAQFYNLAPNYPLYDENGNYYWFQQTLQNPAAYMERSSISKAKSLLANFSAEYAILPELVAKVNVGYNLKSMDQTRLLPNAGFNPLTSTGSMASYGNSDYQSYIIEPQVNYSKTIGKHDFKLLLGGTWQQRVTEGKYFDGSSYPSDSQLDNIAAAGILAIRNNQYADYRYQSAFGRINYAYADKYLLNFSYRRDGSSRFGPNNKYGNFGSVGAAWVFSSEEFFQDQSILSFGKLRGSWGVTGNDQIGDYQYLDTWGTGFAYQSITGLYPTRVFNPNFGWEEIKKKELGLDLGFFRDRIFLTANYYNNRSDNQLINIVLAPQTGYNSYFGNTPALIENKGLEFELSSVNIQKEKFSWKTNFNMTFPSNTLLDYPKLESSSDVRRYVIGESTRIVRGFQFTGVDPQTGIAQFLDVNGDGKITEFNDYVTLGSLLPKFYGGINNNLSYGHVSLGLLFQFVKQEGPSIGYGPQATTIGALGNLDEYVLHRWQQPGDVTDVPRATANSANDANLAYRNYYRYSSAVWDDASFIRLKNVSLSYDISKWAQKININRAVLQFNAQNLFTWTSFRGMDPEMPGFDRTYVSDVNPFGSVRSSATPSLRTYTFAVQLTF from the coding sequence ATGAAACAATCCGTAAAAACACTGCTATTGATGCTGATGCATGTCAATGGCTATGCCTTTAGCCAGCAGGCAGACAAGGCAGTTGACCATGTTCAATTTAAACAGCTCGTCAAAGCCATTGAGCAGCGCAGCGATTATCGCTTTGTTTACGACCCCCATGAAATTAACCCCGATCTGCGGGTCGATGTCAATTTAAACAATGCCAATATCCCGGAGCTTCTTAAACAAGCCTTTTCGACAAAGGGCATCCGCTATCAAATCGTCAAAAATACCATTGTGCTCCAAGGAAAAGGGGCTAACAAATCCTTGCAGACCACCATCTCTGGCCGGGTCAGCAATGCTTCCGGTGCCGCGCTGGAAGGGGTAAGCGTCCGTGTTAAAAACAAGATCGCCAGCACGGTTACCGATGCCAGCGGCCGCTTTAGTTTAAGTGGGCTGCAGCAGGAGGATATATTGCTCTTGAGTTATATCGGCTACCGCAGCAAGGAAGTGAAGGCCGCAGGCAACGGTCCCCTGGAAATAAGTCTCGAGGTTGATCCGGGCAACCTGGATGAAGTGGTGGTCATCGGTTACGGCACGTCTTCGGTACGCAAAAATACCGGTTCGGTATCCAGTGTCACCCGCAAGGAGATCGAAACACAGCCGGTACTGGATCCCCTGGCAGCCTTGCAGGGCCGCGTTGCGGGACTTAATATCGCTTCCAATTCGGGCTTGCCGGGCAGCTCCTTTCAGGTGCAGCTGCGCGGGGTCAACTCCTTGACCAATGGCAGCAGTCCGCTTTACATTATCGACGGTATCCCATTTTCGGACGAAAGCATGAATCAGTTTACCGCAGCCAATGGCAATCAAAGCCCGCTGAGCCTGATCAATCCCAAGGATATTGAACGCATCGATGTGCTTAAGGATGCCGATGCGACAGCCATTTATGGCTCCCGGGGTGGGAATGGTGTGATCCTAATCACAACAAAAAAAGGCAATAAGGGCGGGCTTAAAATAGACTTTAATGCCAATGTGGGTTCCAGTAAAGCCATCCGCAACCTGAAGATGCTGAACACGCAGCAATACCTGGACATCCGGAAAGAGGGCTTCAAAAACGATAACTGGACGGCAACGCCAGATAATGCGCCGGATCTGCTTACCTGGGATCAGTCTGCCTACAGCGACTGGCAAAAGGAGTTTTATGGTGCATCGGCTCCTTTCTCCACGTATCAGCTGTCATTTTCCGGTGGCAACGAAAACACGCAGTACCTGGCCAGCGCCAATTTCAACCGTCAGGGTGATCCCCTGCCTGGTAATAAAAACTATCAGCGTGGCGGTGCACTGTTGAACCTGTCTACACAGTCCAAAGACCAGCGATTTAAACTCAACAGCAGTTTCAACCTCAACCTCGACCGCAACAACACGGTCCCCACAGATATTGCACAGTTTTATAACCTGGCGCCAAATTATCCTTTATACGATGAAAATGGCAACTATTACTGGTTTCAGCAGACCTTACAGAATCCTGCAGCCTATATGGAGCGCTCGAGTATTTCTAAAGCTAAATCCCTGCTGGCCAATTTTTCTGCCGAATACGCCATCTTACCTGAATTGGTCGCGAAAGTCAATGTGGGCTATAACCTCAAAAGCATGGACCAGACGCGTCTACTGCCCAACGCGGGATTTAATCCATTGACGAGTACGGGTTCAATGGCCTCTTACGGGAATTCGGATTACCAGTCTTATATCATTGAGCCGCAAGTAAACTACAGCAAAACAATTGGTAAACATGATTTCAAGTTGCTTTTGGGTGGCACCTGGCAGCAAAGGGTCACCGAAGGGAAATACTTCGATGGCAGCAGCTACCCGAGTGATTCGCAGCTGGATAATATAGCTGCTGCAGGGATCCTCGCAATCCGCAACAATCAGTATGCCGATTACCGCTACCAATCTGCATTTGGACGTATCAATTATGCCTATGCCGACAAATACCTATTGAATTTCAGCTACCGACGGGATGGCTCTTCCCGTTTTGGCCCCAACAATAAGTACGGTAATTTTGGATCGGTTGGTGCAGCCTGGGTATTCAGCAGCGAAGAGTTTTTCCAGGATCAGTCTATCCTGAGCTTCGGTAAGCTCCGTGGCAGCTGGGGGGTGACGGGCAATGACCAGATCGGCGATTACCAGTACCTTGATACCTGGGGCACAGGTTTTGCCTACCAGAGCATCACGGGGCTTTATCCGACGCGGGTGTTCAATCCCAATTTTGGCTGGGAAGAAATCAAAAAGAAAGAACTGGGCCTCGACCTTGGATTTTTCAGGGACCGTATTTTCCTGACGGCCAATTATTACAACAATAGATCGGATAACCAGCTGATCAATATCGTGCTCGCACCGCAGACGGGCTATAATTCTTATTTTGGTAATACCCCCGCACTGATCGAAAATAAGGGCCTTGAGTTTGAGCTGAGCAGCGTAAATATCCAAAAGGAAAAGTTCAGCTGGAAAACCAATTTCAATATGACTTTCCCTTCCAATACCCTGCTGGACTATCCTAAACTTGAAAGTAGCAGCGATGTACGGCGATACGTCATTGGCGAGTCTACCCGTATTGTGCGTGGATTTCAGTTTACGGGAGTGGATCCGCAAACGGGTATCGCTCAATTCCTGGATGTGAATGGTGATGGGAAAATTACCGAATTCAATGATTATGTGACCCTGGGTTCACTGCTGCCGAAGTTTTATGGCGGAATCAACAACAACCTGAGTTATGGCCATGTGAGCCTTGGACTGCTGTTTCAGTTTGTCAAACAGGAGGGACCCTCCATTGGTTATGGCCCGCAGGCCACGACCATCGGTGCACTGGGCAACCTGGATGAATATGTATTGCACCGCTGGCAGCAGCCGGGCGATGTGACGGATGTGCCGCGTGCAACCGCCAACAGCGCCAATGACGCCAACCTGGCGTACCGCAATTACTACCGTTATTCATCGGCGGTATGGGACGACGCTTCTTTTATCCGCTTAAAAAATGTATCGCTCAGTTACGACATCTCCAAATGGGCACAGAAGATCAATATAAACCGTGCTGTGCTGCAGTTCAATGCGCAGAACCTCTTTACCTGGACAAGCTTTAGAGGTATGGATCCCGAGATGCCTGGTTTTGACCGCACTTATGTTTCGGATGTCAATCCTTTTGGTTCGGTGCGGAGCAGCGCCACACCATCGCTGCGTACCTATACCTTCGCGGTGCAGCTCACTTTTTAA